A window of Glycine soja cultivar W05 chromosome 13, ASM419377v2, whole genome shotgun sequence genomic DNA:
ATCTAGtacaaaaatcaacaaacaaaATCCAAAATGTGAACCACCGGGAAACCCCATTCACCAACCAGATCCAAGCATGATTGAAACCATATCACCATTGtgaaccaaaacaaaactcaccCTGAACCTAGTAAATCCCATTGCGAATCGTGAAAGAGACCACAAATCACCGCTAATGGCCTCGTTAAAACGTTGAAACTTCTGTCGATTGCATCGTACATTGCAACCACTAAAGCCAAAAATGAAGTGTTATCCAAGATCGTTCTCCTTCATAGCGACAATGCTTCCTTCTTGTGATGCGGATGTAAAGGAGGTGTGTAACATCGACCATCAGAACAGAGGAGTCTACTCATATATCTATTTCAATTGAAGCCCAATATTGGGAAAAGAGATATACAATTGGGCTTCTTTAGATCTATGATAAGGCTTCCTTCATATTTGCGAGATGATGGCTAGAGAAAGATGTTAGGTGGTCAACCACCGGGGAAGAAGGTGGAGATGAAGTGGTCGGGTCTCTGAGGGAAGAGTGATCAACTTAGAAGGAGCTCAGAACAAAATTgggaaaagggagaaaagaaagaaacaagaaaaagtagaaaggaaataattttgatttgtagatctcaagttaaaaaaatctaattatgtAAAATAACTTTCGTACCgtgcaaaaaatattttacttttacatAATAGAATCCGTCTTTACTGATATCTTGAACTCAAATTGTATATTCGTCTCATGAAGAGACAATATGTGACCTTACCCTTAACTCTTTGTAATTGGTTGAAGTCTGAAGAGATCTTATGTGAAAGAATACTTAGTGAGTTTGCTTAAAAATGTAagtgtaaaactattttagtTATCTTATTCCCCACTTCATTTAGTTACATTCGTTTATCTCTCTCCCTAGCTAACCAGTTCAGCAATTCCTTTCTAAGGTTGACGAGTACTTTGAGCCTCGTGGTAAAAggaaatacaaaaaagaaataaatatagatGTGTTTTACGAGCATTGATGCCAGATACGGATAAACATAAATAACATCTCATTTTTAGATTTTGTTAGAGCATGAACACTACTTTTTTATTTGAGGCGTCAGTCGAGGACGGTAGTGTTGAAAAGTTAATTCTCACTGCGTGtccaatttatattttattgttttgggTATTTGAGCTAATACTTTCATATGCAAAAACACTAAAgggaaattaatatcataaaaaaataaactttgaaaatttaaaaagaaatccacctaaaatataatataaaatattaaaaaataacgtctcatatttttttgttaaattacttatttttctcttaatttatttatttatttgttgataaattaattttattaatttgtttatgagGTTGAATATTTGatccttatttttaaaagtttaaattaggtgtttattttttaaatttaatttaatttagtcctattttttaaaatcatgaaaCTAGCAAAAGGGAAATAGACCAAATTAAACTCaaactttaaaaagtaaaagatcaaatttaacgttttaaaaacaaagagatcaaaTTCAACCTACTAAATAAATTAGAGAAGAAGGGTTATAACACAGTCATCTATTTCCAACCcactatgataaatttattaaattttaaaataattaccttaaaatattttaaaaatttgtgaataaatcacaatgtaaaattgtttttcaCTTTGTGTAGGCATTAATTAAACTCAATAAATTAAGGGTCCACttgatttatttggtccattaCTTATTTATACAAAATGTACAACACAAAATACCACATTGGGATTTCTTGTGCtttgcattttcaatttggataaATGATCACTTTGGTCCCTACATGTATAAATTggagataatttaatttttggaagaatggaaattttaatttaattactgaatgtaaaaaatgtaacaaattgATTTGTGAACTTTGTAGTTTAATGTCTAATTTGGTCGTTAAACATTATACCTTAATGACAAAATGATCCCATAAAAACTTAAGAGTACACAAGATGTAATTTTCTCAGTTTAGGCACAAAgactaaatcatttttttcattcttttagaGATTAAATTGTCACCTAAATTTAGGACTGAAATAATCATATATCCTTCCCAATTTCATTGCAATAGTCCGCCACAATGACAAAGTTTGTTACTTCAACAGAAACCATCTTTGAAATTGAAACAGTGGTTGCCTGATTTTGATGTACGTGGGAAAGTTCACTACATTATTTTGTACTGCATGTATTTGTTTTTGATATAGGAATTTCATAAGAAATTTTCAATGACAACTTCTCGTACTTGACTTAGTGAATTacctcaatttatttttattttgtttaatttcatcCCCGGTTCAATTTGATCCTTGGTTTTTAAACCAACTTAATTTGGTtcctcaatttttaaaaaagtgataCAATTTAGTTATTTCTGTCCAATCATAAATTCTACCGGTGTTAGGTcaatttgaacaaaaaatataaattatatattttaaaaattaagagattaaaataaaccatttattaataatgagacaaaattaaacaaaataaatatacagtgatatatatcaaataaatcaTTTAGCCTGCATATACTtagcatatataaaatataccCGCGGCTCCAATGTGCTTTGTTTTGGACAATTGCCGTGTCATGCTGTTCTTAGATGTGCACATCAAAGGAGGAGGAAGTCATGAAACAACACAAAGGCATAAATAAATCACTAGGATTATGAAGTAGGTTAAAGATAAAGTACAACGACATCAATCATAAGGAAAAGTTAGAGGAACAACAAATATCACAAATTTTCAAAGTTAATAACAAAATGCTAAATTAATAAACAACTATCATATGATTCtggacaaaagaaaaaaaggggtaGGCCGACTCATTTTGAATGAGAAACTAAATAAACTTGCCGGCTGATCCATGCATGGACCAAAGTAGTGTAGTGTTAACTCTGTATTCTTTCTTTCACATGCTTCCAAACATAAGAAAACAGTTCTGCATTTTCTGCCACTCCTATAAATATATAGAAACTTAGGATACAAAAACCAAGTAACCAAGTTGTGATTGTGAACAAGATGAAGAAACTTTCTCTGCATGCTTGTTTTCTCAATTTGAGCCTCTTGGTTCTTCTTCCCTATAGCAAAGCCAGCCAGGCTGACAAACTTGAAGAGTTGATTCTATCTAGGAGTTCACAGAAGCCTCCAGTGACCCTTTCTTGGGCAGAGGAAGATGCATTGAAAACTCATTCTTCTGCTTATGTTGCATCCCAAGAGGGGCAAAAGCAAGCTGACAAGATTGCGGCATTGCCTGGCCAACCCTATGGGGTGAATTTTGACCAATATTCCGGCTATGTCACTGTTGATCCAAAGGCTGGAAGAGCacttttctattattttgtgGAATCTCCATATAACCCTTCAACTAAACCTTTAGTTTTGTGGCTAAATGGAGGTAAAAGTATAACTCAAAATGCTTCATGCTGATAACTTCTATTCGTGTGTGTTTtctctgtcttttttttttttttttacatatatctgataattttcaacaaaaaataagagGGGGATAAATTGTTTACTTTTAGGATAACTTCAACAGggttgagaaaagaaaagtagaGAATAGttaatgaaaatgattttttttattatattaaaaatataaaataatataattcttaCTTTATAGTTTATACTAATAGAAGAATTTAATATTCCCTAAAAGAAAAGAGCAtttaatagtgtttttttttaccgGTGCCATCATTGTGCTAGTTAGTAAGGtgctaatttttatttaattgatgatATTTCTTCACCTTTCAcagtaacaaaataaaaatatcagttgATATTTGTCCCCTGTGAATATAACTAACATTGTGaaacttaattaaatgattttatcaGCATCATCATAATCTGAACTTTGAAGAGTGTCATCTCTATGTAGACTAGAACATTATCAGTCATATCACGTAGGATTGCCACTCGATTCAAAGATTCTGACAACATAGTGTTTGAAATTCACAGGACCTGGTTGTTCCTCATTGGGGTATGGTGCCTTTGAGGAATTGGGACCTTTCAGAATAAACTCCGATGGCAAAACACTATATCGCAACAAATATGCTTGGAATGAAGGTGAGACATTAatcaaaataactatttttctaGATTCCAACCTTTTTGATGCACTTGTGAAACATGAAAAAATTAACATACAATTGTGCATTCATTATGCAGTGGCAAATGTGCTGTTCTTGGAATCCCCTGCTGGGGTGGGCTTTTCCTACTCAAACACTACTTCTGACTATGATCATTCAGGAGATAAGCCTACTGCAAAAGATGCATATGTTTTCCTGATCAATTGGTTAGAGAGGTTTCCAGAGTACAAAACCCGCAATTTTTACATAACTGGAGAAAGCTATGCCGGACATTATGTGCCTCAGCTTGCATACACTATTTTGGTGAACAATAAATTCAGTCAACAAAATATTAACCTCAAAGGCATTGCTGTATGTTCAAAGACTACTGCTGCAAATAATGCTTATGTGATATCATTCCACTTACCATCTCATCTTTCTAACTTATTGATTTTTGTACTGAAAATTTCAGATAGGGAACGCTTGGATTGATGATGTTACAGGTACAAAGGGGATAGTTGATTACTTATGGACTCATGCTTTGAACTCGGATCAAACACATGAGTTGATTGAGAAGTACTGCGATTACAGTTCTGAAAACATTTCGCAAATATGTTCCAATGCAACAAGAAGGGCATTAACTGAAAAAGGAAACATAGACTTTTATAACATCTATGCTCCACTGTGTCATGACTCTTCTCTCAAAAATGAATCATCATCTGGTTCTGTAAGTAAAACTCCTATATCCTGATGTGCATTATTGTTGCATAAAgggaaaaataattcaaaatttaacaaaGATATGAAGTTCACATGCCCTGTTCTGCCATTTTACCCTCTTTCCCTTCTTCATctctttctattttcatttttgtgttaTAACTCTGCTTACATCTTATTTTTTGGATCAAACTGGTGTAACATATTAGAAGCAATCTCAAATTCTCATTAGATACTTACTATGTAAAAAACTAACAAAGTAAGTAGGAAACAGAAACAGTGCAATTCCATGGAAATTAGCAAGATCTCCTTaccaaaaaagttaattaatttcaacTAGTATGATAAAAGTGTTTTAAGGATCCAAGATTTTCCAACTTTAGTTATGCATTTTCCAAGTAATTTTTCATGCCCTCCGACACTTAATTTCAGGTATATGATTTTGACCCGTGTTCTGATTACTACGGGGAAGCCTATCTAAATAGGCCAGAGGTCCAACTAGCTCTTCATGCAAAACCCACAAACTGGTCCCATTGCAGGTAATCTACAATAACTTGGATAATCATAAAACATTTCAAAGTACAAACCAATTTGGTTTAAAAGaatgtttcttatttttctttttctgtaaatacaaaaatatcaccATATTTTAAGTGTttcctatttttaaataattatataaataaagaaacaaaatctTATTTCCACCGTTTCCtatataactatttaaaaattgcaaataaagtaaaaacaaaatggtacatttttgtaattatttatcaaaacaagaaatgaaaataaaattcatcttaGATCAAATGCTACTGTATGCTAATTGCTAACCAAGCATATAACATATTCTGAAAAATTTACAGTGATTTAATAGACTGGAACGACAGCCCAACTACCATCCTACCTGTCATCAAGTATCTCACCGACAGTAACATTGTATTGTGGATATACAGGTAAATCCAATTTAACTAAAGTATTATTAAACAATGCCACAAGAACCATGAAAATGATATAGTTTTacacatcatacaaaaaaatatacctttgaatagctatcatttttttttcctgaatgaGCCTGTAGGAAGTCTTACCTATTCTGAGTTCCTTGGATATCATTGCCATCACAGACCTCCACTATCTACCCATACCCATTTTTTTGAATTCAATTAATTCTTTCATTCTTGTAGAATACTGAGGTTTCAACTTTGTTTTATGAATTCAAAGTACTAAATTTAGATGATGTGTTCTCCTACAGTGGTGATACGGATGCAAGGGTGCCAGTTACATCTTCCAGATATGCAATCAACACCCTCAAGCTACCTATCCAGGTTCCTTGGCGTCCATGGTATTCTGGAAATGAGGTACTgaaattaatcttaaaaaatttatgtagTAGATAATTTCACTCCTTTTAACATTGCCTTTCATTCACAAAGAAtagctaaaatgatttttaacctTTTCCAGTTACAATAAAACAGTTGTGTACTGATACAAGCCATAAATCCAAGCATGCCACTATCCAGTTAGAACCTGAAGTGGTTGAAAAAATAGTATTCATTCATACTGAAGAACGGTTTGGTTTTTCAGCGTTACCaaacaagcaaaaaaaaaaaaaaactatcatgaTAAATGTGTTTGTGCTAACTATTACATATAATTTAAACATCAAAAGCAAGATCTCAGAAAATGAGCCACATCAACTGCATTTGTCCATAATTTTCCACAATATCAAGGATTGCAACGAAACTGTGACCAtgaccacaatttaaaaccttaatCAAAAGTCCAACTGTGGCATCAAATTTATGGTCTGATACTGACTTGTGTTCTCTTGAAAAtcagttaataatttttttaatgatttttaaacaTGACCAACTTCTAATAATCACACAGGTTGGAGGATATGTGGTGAAATACAAAGGAGTGACATTTGTTACAGTAAGAGGAGCAGGACATCTGGTTCCTAGCTGGCAACCAGCACGGGCTTTGACCTTGATCTTCTCATTCCTCTACGGAAGCCTGCCTCCTGCTTCACCATGGAAGGGTTACTAAGCATGATCCATGAGCTCAACTTTTACAATTCACACACTTAAGATGCCCTTTGTGCAAACTCTGTTAGATTATAATGAAATTTTCAGTTTAGAATAAATGTTTTGTTATGCATCAGTTGATAGACATGCCATGTAACTTTGTTGTGTACATGGCATAAATGCTCTCGCTTGTTATGTTAGTGTTCCATGTTTGCTTTTTGATGTATCAGTTTATCAAACGGCTCCCTCTTTGGCTATATGATTGGAAACTAGAAATTACAAAGATTTTCACTTTCAGTTTATACATGATGGTGTTACTATGACTAACCGAAATGTTAGAATATGCAAAATTTTTGCAGCATTAACACTAACAGAACTTGGGAAGTATTTGAACTACAATAAATTTAAGTATAAAGCaaagatttcttgtgaaagattGACAACGCCTATGAAGGTTTCTTTTGAAATCACTTCACCAAAATCAAATACATTCAGTAGCATCAAAATCAGGCAACCACTGTTTCAAAGCTACTTTCTGTTGAACTAACGTTGTAGCTGACTGTTGCAATGAAATTGAAAGTGCAAGTATATGAAATCTCAATGTGTTACTGGCTacattctataaaaataaaattgttgtgGTATTTTGTGTTGTATATGCTTTATGTTataataacatctatttttatttcgcattgtttatgattaaaatttgttGAACTACTCAAACTAATGTTATATAGACTTGAGATTAGATAGGTGGGTTAtatctatttatctatttataatatataaaagttgagTTCCTCACTCTTACACGGTTATGTCATTGAAATTGATGATTTGAAGGAATGAAAACATTCTCCTTTTGTATCTAtcacttctctt
This region includes:
- the LOC114381882 gene encoding serine carboxypeptidase II-3-like; translated protein: MKKLSLHACFLNLSLLVLLPYSKASQADKLEELILSRSSQKPPVTLSWAEEDALKTHSSAYVASQEGQKQADKIAALPGQPYGVNFDQYSGYVTVDPKAGRALFYYFVESPYNPSTKPLVLWLNGGPGCSSLGYGAFEELGPFRINSDGKTLYRNKYAWNEVANVLFLESPAGVGFSYSNTTSDYDHSGDKPTAKDAYVFLINWLERFPEYKTRNFYITGESYAGHYVPQLAYTILVNNKFSQQNINLKGIAIGNAWIDDVTGTKGIVDYLWTHALNSDQTHELIEKYCDYSSENISQICSNATRRALTEKGNIDFYNIYAPLCHDSSLKNESSSGSVYDFDPCSDYYGEAYLNRPEVQLALHAKPTNWSHCSDLIDWNDSPTTILPVIKYLTDSNIVLWIYSGDTDARVPVTSSRYAINTLKLPIQVPWRPWYSGNEVGGYVVKYKGVTFVTVRGAGHLVPSWQPARALTLIFSFLYGSLPPASPWKGY